Proteins from one Microbacterium proteolyticum genomic window:
- a CDS encoding carbon-nitrogen hydrolase family protein — protein MASVTMAAVAAHFGRDVERTLAKLPGIVEDARGRGVDLLVLPDATIGGYLLDLHHPVEEGDGIPHSVEIDGPETAAIIALAGDMTVCFGIAERAVENGRKRRYNTAVCVTGDGVLGVHRKVHLPLGESDVYAAGEEFRAFDTPVGRIGMLIDFDKTFPEAARSVALDGAEIIACLSAWPASVTDRSDRIRNDRQAHLFDLYDCARAAENQVYLVSSNQTGVLGGLRFLGQAKVVDPAGEIVAKTWAKGGLAVAEADVSADVARARRSLNHLAQRAEHAYRLTAPA, from the coding sequence ATGGCATCCGTCACGATGGCTGCGGTGGCGGCCCATTTCGGTCGCGACGTCGAACGCACGCTCGCCAAACTCCCCGGCATCGTCGAGGACGCCCGCGGGCGCGGGGTCGATCTGCTCGTGCTGCCGGATGCCACGATCGGCGGCTACCTGCTCGACCTCCACCACCCGGTGGAGGAAGGCGACGGCATCCCGCACTCGGTCGAGATCGACGGGCCCGAGACGGCGGCGATCATCGCCCTCGCCGGCGACATGACGGTGTGCTTCGGGATCGCCGAACGCGCGGTCGAGAACGGTCGGAAGCGGCGCTACAACACGGCGGTGTGCGTCACCGGCGACGGCGTGCTCGGTGTACATCGCAAGGTGCACCTGCCGCTGGGGGAATCCGACGTGTACGCCGCGGGCGAGGAGTTCCGCGCATTCGACACCCCGGTCGGACGGATCGGCATGCTCATAGACTTCGACAAGACGTTCCCCGAGGCGGCGAGGTCGGTGGCGCTGGACGGCGCGGAGATCATCGCGTGCCTGAGTGCGTGGCCGGCCAGCGTCACCGATCGCTCCGACCGCATCCGCAACGACCGCCAGGCGCACCTGTTCGACCTGTACGACTGCGCGCGCGCCGCCGAGAACCAGGTCTACCTGGTGTCGTCGAATCAGACGGGCGTCCTCGGCGGACTGCGGTTCCTCGGCCAGGCGAAGGTCGTCGACCCCGCGGGCGAGATCGTCGCCAAGACCTGGGCGAAAGGCGGCCTCGCCGTCGCCGAGGCCGACGTCTCCGCCGACGTCGCCCGGGCGCGACGCTCGCTCAACCACCTCGCCCAGCGTGCCGAGCACGCCTACCGGCTGACCGCACCGGCGTAG
- a CDS encoding MSMEG_0569 family flavin-dependent oxidoreductase has translation MIPVELRAGDHYPAVIVGGGQAGLSVSWHLVQAGVEHVVIERESAAHEWRDGRWDNFTLVTPNWHCRLPGYAYDGPDPDGFMTRDEVYAWVRGYADGFDTPVAEGVEVRRVDRRDDGVFVVQTSVGEITADTVTSATGGYHRPITPSWAGALPDRIVQMHSHHYRNAGQLPGTVLVVGTGQSGTQIAEDLHLEGRRVHLAVGRAPRVARFYRGRDCMTWLADMGVYDVPAGAQAAAKRAATNHYVTGRDGGRDIDLRLFAAQGMGLHGRAIGITDGTLAFDDTLAADLDHADSVAESIKNDIDAYIAREGIEAPTEERYRPVWAPDGGPTTLDLDDIDAVVWAIGFRADWSWLGDLGVLDVSGHPQHERGITTVPGFSFVGLPWLHTWGSGRFHAIARDAEHVAASIVAASRDVLAVR, from the coding sequence GTGATCCCCGTCGAGCTCCGGGCGGGCGACCACTATCCCGCCGTCATCGTCGGCGGCGGGCAGGCGGGCCTCTCGGTCAGTTGGCATCTCGTGCAGGCGGGCGTGGAGCACGTGGTCATCGAACGGGAGTCGGCGGCGCACGAATGGCGCGACGGCCGCTGGGACAACTTCACCCTCGTGACCCCGAACTGGCACTGCCGCCTCCCCGGCTACGCGTACGACGGCCCCGACCCCGACGGGTTCATGACCCGCGACGAGGTCTACGCCTGGGTCCGCGGCTACGCCGACGGCTTCGACACGCCCGTCGCCGAAGGAGTGGAGGTGCGGCGGGTCGACCGCCGCGACGACGGGGTCTTCGTCGTGCAGACCAGCGTGGGGGAGATCACCGCCGACACCGTGACCTCGGCGACCGGGGGATACCACCGGCCGATCACCCCGTCGTGGGCCGGCGCCCTGCCCGATCGGATCGTGCAGATGCACTCCCACCACTACCGCAACGCCGGTCAACTGCCGGGCACGGTGCTCGTGGTGGGCACCGGGCAGTCGGGGACGCAGATCGCCGAGGACCTCCACCTCGAGGGACGCCGAGTGCACCTCGCCGTGGGGCGCGCCCCGCGCGTGGCGCGGTTCTACCGAGGCCGCGACTGCATGACGTGGCTCGCCGACATGGGCGTCTACGACGTACCGGCCGGTGCGCAGGCCGCGGCGAAACGCGCCGCGACCAATCACTACGTCACCGGCCGCGACGGGGGGCGCGACATCGACCTGCGTCTGTTCGCGGCGCAGGGAATGGGCCTGCACGGGCGGGCGATCGGCATCACCGACGGCACTCTCGCCTTCGACGACACGCTCGCGGCTGATCTCGACCACGCCGACTCGGTGGCCGAGTCGATCAAGAACGACATCGACGCCTATATCGCCCGCGAGGGGATCGAGGCCCCGACCGAGGAGCGCTACCGACCGGTGTGGGCGCCCGACGGGGGTCCGACGACGCTCGACCTCGACGACATCGACGCGGTGGTCTGGGCGATCGGCTTCCGCGCGGACTGGTCGTGGCTCGGCGACCTCGGCGTGCTCGACGTGAGCGGCCACCCCCAGCACGAGCGGGGGATCACCACGGTGCCGGGATTCTCGTTCGTGGGGCTGCCGTGGCTGCACACGTGGGGGTCGGGGCGCTTCCACGCGATCGCCCGGGATGCCGAACATGTCGCCGCCTCGATCGTCGCGGCGTCGCGGGACGTCCTCGCGGTGCGCTGA
- a CDS encoding AMP-binding protein, translating to MATRTFSAILAARAAADPDEPIVVDAEGTMTAGELDAAASTLAHALVDRGVRQDDLVSVSLPNGRDMVTACFGIWRAGGTPQPLSSDLTPSERADLEALAHPAAAIGGQPSSDRVAWLPDVRLPARTGPLPDLAASCWKAPASSGSTGRPKIVRAAAPATLDPSRPVAEFLPRKATQIVAGPLWHSAVFTYAFRGLLTQHRLVILDRFDAARWIDAVEANRATWGLLVPSMMARLLRLPPEVRAVERVASMVSVLHMGAPCAPALKSAFLDWIGPERVDEVYAGSESNGLTRITGKEWRERPGSVGRPIAGTEIRVRTEDGTDVSAGESGLVWMRRGDVAAYSYVGASSRRDDDGWDTLGDIGHVDADGYLFLHDRADDIINRGGDKIAPALVEAALESHPAVEEAVAFGVPDDDLGQVVHAAVRLSDPGALPLVLAEARSGLGRRAPVALHLWPTPLRNAAGKVRRSALAARIGEAGTTR from the coding sequence ATGGCGACGCGAACCTTCTCGGCGATCCTCGCCGCCCGGGCCGCGGCCGACCCCGACGAGCCGATCGTCGTCGATGCGGAGGGAACGATGACGGCGGGGGAGTTGGATGCCGCTGCGTCGACGCTCGCGCACGCACTCGTCGACCGCGGTGTCCGGCAGGACGACCTCGTGTCGGTGTCGCTCCCGAACGGCCGCGACATGGTCACGGCGTGCTTCGGGATCTGGCGGGCGGGGGGCACCCCGCAGCCGCTGTCGAGCGACCTCACTCCGTCGGAGCGGGCCGATCTCGAGGCGCTCGCTCACCCGGCCGCCGCGATCGGCGGGCAGCCCTCGTCGGATCGCGTCGCCTGGCTGCCCGATGTGCGCCTGCCCGCGCGGACCGGCCCGCTTCCCGACCTGGCGGCGTCGTGTTGGAAGGCGCCGGCGAGCTCGGGATCGACGGGGCGACCGAAGATCGTGCGCGCGGCAGCACCCGCGACCCTCGACCCGTCGCGACCGGTCGCCGAGTTCCTGCCCCGGAAGGCGACGCAGATCGTCGCCGGGCCGCTCTGGCATTCCGCGGTCTTCACGTACGCGTTCCGCGGTCTGCTCACGCAGCATCGCCTGGTGATCCTGGACCGCTTCGACGCGGCTCGCTGGATCGACGCGGTCGAGGCGAATCGAGCAACGTGGGGACTGCTCGTGCCGTCGATGATGGCGCGGTTGTTGCGACTCCCACCCGAGGTGCGCGCGGTCGAGCGGGTCGCGAGTATGGTGAGCGTGCTGCACATGGGCGCGCCGTGCGCCCCGGCCCTCAAGAGCGCGTTCCTCGACTGGATCGGGCCCGAGCGCGTCGACGAGGTGTACGCCGGCAGCGAGTCCAACGGCCTCACCCGCATCACCGGCAAGGAATGGCGGGAGCGCCCGGGGAGCGTGGGGCGACCCATCGCAGGAACGGAGATCCGCGTCCGCACCGAAGACGGCACAGACGTCTCCGCCGGCGAGAGCGGTCTGGTGTGGATGCGACGGGGCGACGTGGCGGCGTACTCGTACGTGGGCGCGTCATCGCGCCGTGACGACGACGGGTGGGACACGCTGGGCGACATCGGACACGTGGATGCCGACGGCTATCTGTTCCTGCACGACCGAGCGGACGACATCATCAACCGCGGCGGCGACAAGATCGCTCCCGCCCTGGTCGAGGCTGCGCTGGAGTCCCACCCCGCGGTGGAGGAAGCCGTGGCGTTCGGCGTTCCCGACGACGACCTGGGGCAGGTCGTGCACGCCGCGGTCCGCCTCTCCGACCCCGGAGCCCTTCCGCTCGTTCTGGCGGAGGCTCGGTCCGGGCTCGGTCGCCGGGCGCCCGTCGCCCTCCACCTCTGGCCGACGCCGCTACGGAACGCCGCGGGGAAGGTGCGGCGGTCGGCGCTCGCCGCGCGCATCGGTGAGGCGGGGACGACGCGCTGA
- a CDS encoding MSMEG_0565 family glycosyltransferase, whose protein sequence is MRIAQLTYSTKPRGGVVHTLALAEALAARGHDVEVWTLGRGDDAAFFRPVDPRVRVRVVPFPPRDGEGVGERIERSIELLAAALDTEADVVHAQDCISANAALRRGIPVVRTIHHLDAFTTPQLVACHDRAVIEPVARLCVSHAVAREVERDYGVRPAVIANGVDAERFGAAAGGDGEAGRARWASQLGDYILALGGIEPRKGSIDLLEAYAAVRTTRPDVRLVFGGGETLFDYRDYRVRFEARAAELGIEPTVLGPVDDDALPSLVAAARALAFVSTKEGFGLAAMEALAASVPVVARDLPVIREVFGDTVLYASTPTEIAERFDALLGGGAATDTPAGVALARAHTWDRAARAHEEFYARLPIGSP, encoded by the coding sequence ATGCGCATCGCGCAACTGACCTACTCCACCAAACCCCGCGGCGGGGTCGTGCACACCCTGGCGCTCGCCGAGGCGCTCGCCGCGCGTGGCCACGACGTCGAGGTGTGGACGCTCGGGCGCGGCGACGACGCGGCGTTCTTCCGTCCGGTCGACCCGCGGGTGCGCGTTCGCGTGGTGCCGTTTCCTCCGCGTGACGGCGAGGGCGTGGGCGAGCGCATCGAGCGGTCGATCGAGCTCCTGGCCGCCGCGCTCGACACCGAGGCGGACGTCGTGCACGCGCAGGACTGCATCTCGGCGAACGCGGCGCTGCGCCGTGGCATCCCGGTCGTCCGGACGATCCATCACCTCGACGCGTTCACGACCCCCCAACTCGTCGCCTGCCACGACCGCGCCGTGATCGAGCCGGTGGCTCGCCTGTGCGTCTCGCACGCGGTCGCGCGGGAGGTGGAGCGCGACTACGGCGTGCGTCCCGCGGTCATCGCGAACGGGGTGGATGCCGAGCGCTTCGGAGCCGCGGCCGGCGGCGACGGGGAGGCGGGACGCGCCCGGTGGGCATCGCAGCTCGGCGACTACATCCTGGCGCTCGGGGGGATCGAACCGCGCAAGGGCTCGATCGATCTGCTCGAGGCCTACGCCGCGGTGCGGACCACGCGCCCCGACGTCCGGCTGGTGTTCGGGGGCGGCGAGACGCTCTTCGACTACCGCGACTACCGCGTTCGGTTCGAAGCGCGGGCAGCGGAGCTCGGCATCGAGCCCACGGTCCTGGGACCCGTCGACGACGACGCCCTGCCCTCCCTCGTCGCCGCGGCCCGCGCCCTGGCGTTCGTCTCGACGAAGGAGGGCTTCGGTCTCGCCGCGATGGAGGCTCTCGCGGCATCCGTGCCCGTCGTGGCGCGCGATCTGCCGGTGATCCGCGAGGTGTTCGGCGACACAGTGCTCTACGCCTCGACCCCGACGGAGATCGCCGAGCGGTTCGACGCGCTCCTCGGCGGTGGCGCGGCGACGGACACCCCGGCGGGGGTCGCCCTCGCCCGCGCGCACACGTGGGACCGCGCCGCGCGAGCGCACGAGGAGTTCTACGCGCGCCTGCCGATCGGCAGCCCCTGA
- a CDS encoding AAA family ATPase, protein MRIVVSGTHASGKSTLISDFHLRHPDFVVLPDAFEEAEDAGDTPSAALFAAQLRIAADRLITDGAPNLIAERGPLDFLAYLVALAELTGTDLDARVRERASALVISAMQSVDALVVLPLSARDGIPLPSDEYPELREAMNDALLDLIDDAEVVGEHVRIAEISGSPKERLDALEVFLRHLAT, encoded by the coding sequence ATGCGCATCGTCGTCTCGGGAACCCACGCCAGTGGCAAGAGCACCCTCATCTCCGATTTCCACCTTCGGCATCCCGATTTCGTCGTCCTGCCGGATGCCTTCGAGGAGGCTGAGGACGCGGGCGACACCCCGTCGGCAGCGCTCTTCGCCGCCCAGTTGCGGATCGCGGCGGATCGCCTGATCACCGACGGCGCCCCGAACCTCATTGCGGAACGCGGCCCGCTGGACTTCCTCGCCTATCTCGTCGCCCTTGCCGAGCTGACGGGAACGGACCTGGACGCGCGCGTTCGCGAACGAGCCTCCGCCCTCGTGATCTCGGCGATGCAGTCCGTCGATGCCCTGGTCGTGCTGCCGTTGTCGGCCCGGGACGGCATCCCGCTCCCCTCCGACGAGTACCCCGAGCTCCGCGAGGCAATGAACGACGCGCTCCTGGATCTGATCGACGACGCCGAGGTGGTCGGCGAGCACGTGCGGATCGCGGAGATCTCCGGGTCGCCCAAGGAGCGACTGGACGCGTTGGAGGTGTTCCTCCGCCACCTCGCCACATGA
- a CDS encoding MSMEG_0570 family nitrogen starvation response protein, with the protein MRFAVRWPDGAESSHYSPSLVMHDYLSTGESYGVADFVARSSEALDAAGERVRAAYGFACTSAMASRDEIARTAAAYGAGEVTVLRMEPPLPAVAS; encoded by the coding sequence ATGCGCTTCGCCGTCCGCTGGCCCGACGGTGCCGAGTCGTCGCACTACTCGCCGAGCCTGGTGATGCACGACTACCTCTCGACGGGGGAGAGCTACGGCGTCGCCGACTTCGTCGCGCGCTCGAGCGAAGCTCTGGATGCCGCGGGCGAGCGCGTGCGCGCCGCGTACGGCTTCGCGTGCACGTCGGCGATGGCGTCTCGCGACGAGATCGCCCGGACGGCGGCCGCCTACGGCGCCGGCGAGGTCACGGTGCTCCGCATGGAGCCGCCCCTTCCGGCGGTGGCGTCGTGA
- a CDS encoding MSMEG_0572/Sll0783 family nitrogen starvation response protein, with translation MTTDIDAQIAENIAKSLGEVPHPALPKGSNIYGSTKLFPDFQAEDGETYFTLIHGIPHESSVSFVAILQATRALRKGFESAIYLYGPGTLAATANRGFPTTGDAGFPGELNMNNSLETFIKEGGTVYCCRFGLALHGIREEDLIEGVIPAHPLDVQDALIYYARKGAIINSTYNL, from the coding sequence ATGACCACCGACATCGACGCTCAGATCGCCGAGAACATCGCCAAGTCGCTCGGCGAGGTGCCCCACCCGGCCCTCCCGAAGGGCAGCAACATCTACGGCTCGACCAAACTCTTCCCCGACTTCCAGGCCGAGGACGGCGAGACCTACTTCACGCTCATCCACGGCATCCCGCACGAGTCCTCGGTCAGCTTCGTCGCGATCCTCCAGGCGACGCGGGCTTTGCGGAAGGGCTTCGAGTCGGCGATCTACCTGTACGGCCCCGGCACCCTGGCCGCGACCGCCAACCGCGGCTTCCCGACCACGGGCGACGCGGGCTTCCCCGGCGAACTGAACATGAACAACTCGCTCGAGACGTTCATCAAGGAGGGCGGCACGGTCTACTGCTGCCGCTTCGGTCTCGCGCTCCACGGCATCCGGGAAGAGGACCTCATCGAGGGCGTCATCCCCGCGCACCCGCTCGACGTGCAGGACGCGCTCATCTACTACGCGCGCAAGGGCGCGATCATCAACTCGACCTACAACCTCTGA
- a CDS encoding MSMEG_0567/sll0787 family protein, with translation MQHPQDGGRVMFDVPVLTGSRARLEVPAWEIHVADDARTRAYRALRRDVFVDEQGLFDANDHDDIDDDPRTVVLVAVTPAGDVLGGVRLAPATTRDIGWWTGSRLAVRRGARHAGGIGSALVRAACREAVARGVVRFEATVQERNEPLFRHLGWERWGKATVAGAPHVRMRWPIDRFAALVRATKNPLGEVLSGIRDDHPDGLGGAGWIGDDGALVSGTDVVVATDAILPALIDKDPEWAGWCGVLVNVNDLSAMGAHAVGLMDAVSAPTASAVRRIVSGLRSAAVAWGVPILGGHTQWGGASSLAVTAIGRTAHPVPGGGGRPGQRLGLTVDLHGRWRRGFEGRQWDSTSTRTGAELRHLAGVIPEHRPAAAKDVSMAGIIGTAAMLAEASGTGARIDVAEVPAPDAAAFGDWLTCFPGFGMLTADAPPISSPLATSSTIGALTAAPGVVLRWPDGVETVAVDAGATGLGEA, from the coding sequence GTGCAGCATCCTCAAGACGGCGGGCGCGTGATGTTCGACGTGCCGGTGCTCACCGGTTCGCGCGCGCGGCTCGAGGTGCCGGCGTGGGAGATCCACGTCGCGGACGACGCCCGGACGCGCGCCTACCGCGCACTCCGGCGTGACGTCTTCGTCGACGAGCAGGGGCTCTTCGACGCGAACGACCACGACGACATCGACGACGATCCGCGCACCGTGGTGCTGGTCGCGGTGACTCCGGCGGGAGACGTCCTGGGCGGGGTGCGTCTCGCCCCCGCGACGACGCGCGACATCGGATGGTGGACGGGAAGCCGTCTCGCGGTGCGGCGCGGCGCGCGCCACGCCGGGGGCATCGGATCCGCCCTGGTGCGCGCGGCGTGCCGCGAGGCCGTGGCCCGCGGGGTCGTGAGATTCGAAGCGACCGTGCAGGAGCGCAACGAGCCGCTCTTCCGGCACCTCGGGTGGGAGCGCTGGGGCAAGGCCACGGTCGCGGGCGCGCCGCACGTGCGGATGCGCTGGCCCATCGACCGGTTCGCAGCCCTCGTGCGGGCCACCAAGAACCCCCTCGGCGAGGTGCTGTCGGGCATCCGCGACGATCACCCCGACGGTCTCGGCGGCGCCGGCTGGATCGGTGACGACGGGGCCCTCGTCTCGGGAACCGACGTCGTCGTGGCCACCGACGCGATCCTCCCCGCCCTCATCGACAAGGACCCGGAGTGGGCCGGCTGGTGCGGGGTCCTGGTCAACGTCAACGATCTCTCGGCGATGGGCGCGCACGCGGTGGGACTCATGGATGCCGTGTCGGCGCCCACGGCATCCGCGGTCCGTCGCATCGTCTCGGGACTCCGGAGTGCCGCGGTGGCGTGGGGCGTCCCGATCCTCGGCGGACACACCCAGTGGGGTGGGGCGTCGTCGCTCGCGGTCACGGCGATCGGTCGGACCGCCCACCCCGTCCCCGGGGGAGGAGGGCGGCCCGGTCAGCGGCTGGGCCTCACGGTCGACCTGCACGGACGTTGGCGGCGCGGGTTCGAGGGCCGCCAGTGGGATTCGACCTCCACCCGCACCGGCGCCGAGCTCCGCCATCTCGCGGGCGTCATTCCGGAGCACCGCCCCGCGGCGGCGAAAGACGTCAGCATGGCCGGGATCATCGGGACCGCGGCGATGCTCGCCGAGGCATCCGGGACCGGCGCGCGCATCGACGTCGCCGAGGTCCCCGCCCCCGACGCCGCCGCGTTCGGCGACTGGCTCACCTGCTTCCCGGGCTTCGGCATGCTCACCGCGGACGCCCCGCCGATCTCGTCGCCGCTCGCGACGTCGTCGACGATCGGCGCGCTCACCGCTGCTCCCGGGGTGGTGCTGCGGTGGCCCGACGGCGTCGAGACCGTCGCCGTCGACGCCGGTGCCACCGGCCTTGGCGAGGCGTAA
- a CDS encoding DUF6855 family protein translates to MAEGTRDDPWVLRTPPGSSEYTLYRDGDELICQVGSTKLTYQARAIEDLHAWLVSQRDWVPLGAADEQKPSAAGTVEEWGRSESNPVGGWYGTRKGYRGRFGMYLPPLLEELGLAELTHDARNNRMRAI, encoded by the coding sequence ATGGCCGAGGGAACCAGGGATGACCCGTGGGTGCTGCGGACCCCGCCGGGCAGCTCGGAATACACCCTGTATCGCGACGGCGACGAGCTGATCTGCCAGGTCGGCTCGACGAAGCTGACGTACCAGGCGCGTGCGATCGAGGATCTTCACGCGTGGCTCGTCTCCCAGCGCGACTGGGTTCCGCTGGGAGCCGCGGATGAGCAGAAGCCCTCGGCCGCGGGAACGGTCGAGGAGTGGGGGCGCTCCGAGAGCAACCCCGTCGGCGGCTGGTACGGCACACGCAAGGGCTACCGCGGGCGCTTCGGGATGTATCTGCCGCCCCTGCTCGAGGAGCTGGGGCTCGCGGAGCTGACCCACGACGCGCGGAACAACCGCATGCGCGCGATCTGA
- a CDS encoding RHS repeat-associated core domain-containing protein yields MGEPAARSDRRNYDTSLGRFTQMDPTGQEANPYIYGSPNPMNGSDPSGTRWVSAALEYGAAAVDAWVNGTIIGEASSGSLGWNDVGPSIVGGLTRAACFAGVTASAPLTAGGTALLGLGCAGFGELVGRTAGGVFYGER; encoded by the coding sequence GTGGGAGAGCCGGCCGCGAGGAGCGACCGGCGTAACTACGACACCAGCCTCGGTCGGTTCACGCAGATGGATCCCACCGGTCAGGAGGCCAACCCGTACATCTACGGGAGCCCCAACCCGATGAACGGATCCGATCCCAGTGGGACTAGGTGGGTGTCCGCAGCCCTCGAGTACGGAGCCGCCGCCGTCGATGCCTGGGTGAACGGCACCATAATCGGAGAGGCATCGTCCGGCAGCTTGGGCTGGAACGATGTCGGCCCGAGCATCGTCGGAGGCCTCACCCGTGCAGCTTGTTTTGCTGGCGTGACCGCTTCGGCCCCCCTCACAGCAGGCGGGACGGCGCTTCTCGGGCTTGGATGCGCTGGATTCGGGGAGCTCGTCGGGAGAACCGCGGGAGGTGTGTTCTACGGTGAGCGGTGA
- a CDS encoding MSMEG_0568 family radical SAM protein, protein MDNASALAPVDRDRVSTRVSLALLGVRSDAPVRRTGGAGPSDDGHFVVDGEGAAIPLNPNSPYVVTAAGRLTRDGADLGFDVAPVVRPRFYDLETAEGVAYDKIAKLHGKNVLATTVVQTCVRYDESERCRFCAIEASLDAGTTIAVKTPAMLAEVAEAAVRLDGVTHMVMTTGTSNGWDRGAKHLARCVRAVKAAVPQLEIQVQCEPPADLQAITDLYDAGARSIGIHVESMDDDVRRRWMPGKSRLSMDEYRAAWREAVRVFGWNQVSTYLIVGMGEDPDEAVEGARELIEMGVYPFVVPFRPLKGTLATDIDKVPAPHRAVVDDITSRVAGLLHAAGMRGEDQRAGCAACGACSILKTAGA, encoded by the coding sequence ATGGACAACGCGTCAGCCCTTGCACCGGTGGATCGTGACCGGGTCTCGACCCGTGTCAGCCTAGCTCTCCTCGGCGTCCGCAGCGACGCCCCCGTGCGCCGCACGGGTGGGGCGGGCCCGAGCGATGACGGTCACTTCGTCGTCGACGGGGAGGGGGCGGCGATCCCCCTCAACCCGAACAGTCCGTACGTCGTCACGGCGGCCGGCCGGCTGACACGCGACGGCGCCGACCTCGGGTTCGACGTCGCGCCGGTCGTGCGGCCCCGGTTCTACGATCTCGAGACGGCCGAGGGGGTGGCCTACGACAAGATCGCGAAGCTGCACGGGAAGAACGTCCTCGCCACGACCGTCGTGCAGACGTGCGTCCGCTACGACGAGAGCGAGCGCTGTCGCTTCTGCGCGATCGAAGCATCCCTGGATGCCGGCACGACCATCGCGGTCAAGACGCCGGCGATGCTCGCCGAGGTGGCCGAGGCCGCGGTGCGTCTGGACGGAGTGACGCACATGGTCATGACGACCGGTACCTCCAACGGCTGGGACCGCGGCGCCAAGCATCTCGCCCGCTGCGTGCGTGCGGTGAAAGCCGCCGTGCCGCAGCTCGAGATCCAGGTGCAGTGTGAGCCGCCCGCCGATCTCCAGGCCATCACCGACCTCTACGACGCGGGCGCCCGGTCCATCGGCATCCATGTCGAATCCATGGACGACGACGTGCGTCGGCGATGGATGCCGGGGAAATCCCGCCTCAGCATGGACGAGTACCGCGCCGCGTGGCGTGAAGCGGTGCGGGTGTTCGGCTGGAACCAGGTGTCGACGTACCTGATCGTCGGCATGGGGGAGGACCCCGACGAAGCCGTGGAGGGCGCCCGCGAGCTCATCGAGATGGGCGTGTACCCCTTCGTCGTCCCCTTCCGTCCGCTGAAGGGCACGCTCGCGACCGACATCGACAAGGTCCCGGCTCCGCATCGCGCGGTCGTCGACGACATCACCTCCCGCGTGGCAGGCCTGCTGCATGCCGCTGGGATGCGCGGCGAGGACCAGCGCGCGGGCTGCGCCGCGTGCGGGGCGTGCAGCATCCTCAAGACGGCGGGCGCGTGA
- a CDS encoding carbon-nitrogen hydrolase family protein translates to MSITVASVSANFTRDLEQNYALIADLMAEARAAGVSFLAFPEAAIGGYLSSLGNHGDTIKTTTKSMPPAIRLDGPEIARVQELVGDMIVTIGFCELADDGETRYNAAVCLDGENIYGSYRKVHQPLGENMSYSAGDTYQAFDTPVGRVGMQICYDKAFPEAARMLALDGAEIVVSMSAWPAARTATAENLQDDRWTYRFNQFDIARALDNQVFWMASNQSGTFGSLRYVGNAKVVDPGGNILATTLLGTGLAIAEIDIEDTFRAMRGGMFHLRDRRPDVYGPVAETTGAHVEGWKGLARA, encoded by the coding sequence ATGTCGATCACCGTCGCCTCCGTCTCGGCGAACTTCACCCGGGATCTGGAGCAGAACTACGCGCTCATCGCCGATCTGATGGCCGAGGCGCGGGCCGCGGGAGTGTCGTTCCTGGCGTTCCCCGAGGCCGCGATCGGCGGGTACCTCTCGTCGCTCGGCAACCACGGCGACACGATCAAGACCACGACGAAGTCGATGCCGCCCGCCATCCGGCTCGACGGCCCCGAGATCGCCCGCGTGCAGGAACTCGTCGGCGACATGATCGTCACGATCGGGTTCTGCGAGCTGGCCGACGACGGCGAGACGCGGTACAACGCCGCGGTGTGCCTGGACGGCGAGAACATCTACGGCTCGTACCGCAAGGTGCATCAGCCGCTGGGCGAGAACATGTCGTACTCGGCCGGTGACACCTACCAGGCGTTCGACACCCCCGTCGGACGCGTGGGGATGCAGATCTGCTACGACAAGGCATTCCCCGAGGCTGCCCGCATGCTCGCCCTCGACGGTGCCGAGATCGTCGTCAGCATGTCGGCCTGGCCGGCGGCCCGCACCGCGACCGCGGAGAACCTGCAGGACGACCGGTGGACCTACCGGTTCAACCAGTTCGACATCGCGCGCGCCCTCGACAACCAGGTGTTCTGGATGGCATCCAATCAGTCGGGCACCTTCGGGTCGCTGCGGTACGTCGGCAACGCCAAGGTCGTCGACCCGGGCGGCAACATCCTCGCCACGACCCTGCTCGGGACCGGGCTCGCGATCGCCGAGATCGACATCGAGGACACCTTCCGGGCGATGCGCGGGGGGATGTTCCACCTGCGCGACCGTCGCCCCGACGTCTACGGCCCGGTCGCCGAGACCACCGGCGCGCACGTCGAAGGATGGAAGGGGCTGGCCCGTGCCTGA